A single region of the Psychrobacter alimentarius genome encodes:
- a CDS encoding CaiB/BaiF CoA transferase family protein, which yields MTVAMSTPSSSKSTDHIVKPDGNINEDTNDSISESGDVPKGALHGIKVLDLSRVLAGPSCTQILADLGADVIKVERPKIGDETRHWAPPTFSDNTSAYYATINRNKKSLTVDITAPAGQTIIKQLIAGSDIVVENFKVGGLKKYGLDYDSLKQANPRLIYASLTGFGQTGPDAARPGYDYIIQGLSGLMSITGPSDGEPHKVGVAVVDLFAGLQLTIGIQAALLARQNTGLGQQVDVALLDSALAMLANVGMNHLASDKIPPRLGNQHPSIVPYQVFAAENETHFILACGNDSQFTKLCEVLAVDWHTDSRFMTNPDRVAHRDILCDALAERFAKQPRAHWLAVLDQAGVPCGAIHNVAEALAMPQAKAREMIVDFAAFDSPIKALGSPIKLSASPVSYRIPPPRLSEHTDSTLADLGYDSEMIAKLKADGIV from the coding sequence ATGACTGTCGCCATGTCCACGCCATCCTCGTCTAAAAGCACTGATCATATTGTTAAACCCGATGGCAATATCAATGAAGATACTAATGACAGTATCAGTGAAAGCGGTGACGTACCCAAAGGCGCATTGCATGGTATCAAAGTGCTCGATTTATCAAGAGTGCTGGCAGGTCCTTCTTGTACCCAAATACTTGCTGATCTAGGCGCAGACGTCATCAAAGTTGAGCGTCCCAAGATAGGGGACGAAACACGGCACTGGGCACCACCAACATTCAGCGATAACACATCAGCTTATTACGCCACCATCAACCGCAATAAAAAATCACTGACCGTAGACATCACTGCGCCAGCAGGGCAAACCATCATCAAACAGCTCATTGCTGGCAGCGACATTGTGGTAGAGAATTTTAAGGTGGGTGGTCTTAAAAAATACGGCTTGGATTACGACAGTCTCAAGCAAGCCAACCCGCGCCTGATCTATGCTTCTTTAACAGGGTTTGGGCAGACAGGGCCAGATGCAGCGCGACCCGGCTATGATTATATTATTCAAGGTTTGTCAGGACTGATGAGTATCACAGGTCCTAGTGATGGCGAACCGCACAAAGTTGGTGTGGCAGTCGTTGATTTGTTTGCAGGCTTGCAGCTGACGATTGGTATTCAAGCGGCATTATTGGCGCGTCAAAACACTGGGCTTGGGCAGCAGGTAGATGTGGCGTTATTAGACAGTGCGTTGGCAATGCTAGCCAATGTGGGTATGAATCATCTTGCCTCGGACAAGATACCACCAAGACTTGGCAATCAGCATCCGAGTATCGTTCCTTATCAAGTTTTTGCAGCTGAAAACGAAACGCACTTTATCTTGGCTTGCGGCAATGACAGTCAGTTTACCAAGCTTTGCGAGGTGCTGGCAGTTGACTGGCACACGGATAGCCGTTTTATGACCAACCCTGATCGCGTTGCGCATCGAGATATATTATGCGACGCACTTGCTGAGCGGTTTGCCAAGCAACCAAGAGCACACTGGCTGGCAGTTTTGGATCAAGCAGGTGTTCCATGCGGTGCGATACACAATGTCGCTGAAGCGTTGGCGATGCCGCAAGCAAAAGCACGTGAGATGATTGTTGATTTTGCCGCATTTGACAGCCCGATAAAAGCGCTCGGTAGCCCCATTAAATTGTCCGCATCGCCAGTCTCTTATCGTATACCGCCGCCACGTCTCAGTGAGCATACTGATAGTACACTTGCAGATTTGGGTTATGATAGCGAGATGATAGCCAAGCTAAAAGCAGATGGCATTGTCTGA
- the gabT gene encoding 4-aminobutyrate--2-oxoglutarate transaminase, whose protein sequence is MTTTNQSLLERRKAVLPTGLGVAFPIFAEKAKNSEIWDVEGKRYIDFVGGISVLNTGHSHPKITQRVHEQLDKFTHTAAQMINYECYVDLAEKLCEKAPISGDTKAFFLTTGAEAVENCIKIARAKTGRPGVISFVGGWHGRTLMCMSLTGKVLPYKKNFGPMPGPVFHALFPAEELNVTEAQALHSLEMIFQADIDPSEVAAMIVEPVQGEGGFHQVTPSFAKALRAICDEHGIVLIFDEVQCGFARTGTLFASEQLGVEPDLMTCAKSLAGGYPISAVIGRADIMDAPQVGGLGGTYSGNPLACVAALAVIEVIEEENLLARSIEIGDKIESFLKGLNLSSIGNIRHKGAMLAFDLVDSEGKPDTEATANLKAKSFEQGLLLASCGMYGNAIRVMVPLTVEDDVLQEGLDIIKGILTA, encoded by the coding sequence ATGACAACCACCAATCAATCATTACTTGAGCGTCGCAAAGCAGTTTTACCAACAGGACTTGGCGTTGCTTTTCCTATTTTTGCAGAAAAAGCAAAAAATTCAGAAATCTGGGATGTAGAAGGTAAGCGTTACATCGACTTCGTCGGTGGTATATCCGTTCTTAATACGGGTCATAGCCATCCAAAAATTACTCAGCGTGTGCATGAGCAATTGGATAAGTTCACTCACACTGCGGCACAAATGATCAACTATGAGTGCTATGTGGATTTGGCTGAAAAATTGTGCGAAAAAGCGCCGATTAGTGGCGATACTAAGGCATTCTTTTTGACGACGGGTGCAGAAGCCGTTGAAAACTGTATCAAGATTGCACGTGCAAAAACAGGTCGTCCAGGTGTCATCTCTTTTGTTGGTGGTTGGCATGGTCGTACGCTCATGTGCATGAGCCTAACAGGCAAAGTACTGCCATACAAAAAGAACTTTGGTCCGATGCCAGGACCTGTATTCCATGCGCTATTCCCTGCTGAAGAGTTAAATGTCACAGAGGCACAAGCATTACATAGCCTTGAGATGATTTTCCAAGCAGACATCGATCCTAGTGAAGTGGCAGCAATGATCGTTGAGCCAGTTCAAGGCGAAGGTGGTTTCCATCAAGTAACCCCATCATTTGCTAAGGCATTGCGCGCTATCTGTGATGAGCATGGCATCGTACTTATTTTTGATGAAGTGCAGTGTGGTTTTGCCAGAACCGGTACATTGTTTGCTAGCGAGCAATTGGGCGTTGAGCCTGATCTTATGACTTGTGCCAAGAGTTTGGCAGGTGGTTATCCTATCTCTGCCGTCATTGGTCGTGCAGATATTATGGATGCGCCTCAAGTAGGCGGCCTAGGTGGCACTTACTCTGGTAATCCACTTGCTTGTGTGGCAGCACTTGCCGTTATAGAAGTGATCGAAGAAGAGAACTTACTGGCGCGCAGTATTGAGATTGGCGACAAAATTGAGTCGTTCTTAAAAGGTCTCAATCTGAGCAGCATTGGTAATATTCGTCACAAAGGCGCTATGTTAGCGTTTGACTTAGTAGATAGTGAAGGCAAACCTGATACTGAGGCAACTGCCAACCTAAAAGCAAAATCATTTGAACAAGGTTTGCTATTGGCATCTTGTGGTATGTATGGCAACGCGATTCGTGTGATGGTTCCGTTAACTGTTGAAGATGACGTCCTACAAGAAGGTTTGGATATCATCAAAGGCATCTTAACGGCGTAA
- a CDS encoding NAD-dependent succinate-semialdehyde dehydrogenase gives MSQHTLQLSNPELLKQQCFIKDSWHGASDQATIDVTNPFNGEVIGTVPSLTTEDINESVAYAHDVQSVWAAKTAQERAELLLKWADLIDANKEDLAIIMTAEQGKPLTESRGEVGYANSFIRWFAEEGKRIYGDVIPANKSQLRHVILKQPIGVCAAITPWNFPAAMITRKVAPALAAGCTIIVKPATETPFSALALGALAEQAGIPAGVIQVVTGKSSTIGDILTGDARIHKLSFTGSTEVGRTLMAQCAPTIKKLSLELGGNAPFIVFDDADLEKAAEGLIASKYRNAGQTCVCANRVYVQDSIKDAFLDIFVKKVTELNVGNGMEEGVDIGPLISKKALDKVQALLKDALDKGATLVTGGSVNEASELTYNPTVITDIKSEMDIAHEEIFGPIATIFTFKDEEEVIRQANDTIYGLAAYFYSNGYARAWRVTEGLEYGIVGHNTGLISTEVAPFGGVKQSGFGREGSKYGIEDYVVIKYWCSDVS, from the coding sequence ATGTCACAGCATACGCTACAGCTATCAAACCCAGAACTGCTGAAACAGCAGTGTTTCATTAAAGACAGTTGGCATGGCGCGAGCGACCAAGCCACCATCGACGTAACCAACCCCTTTAATGGTGAAGTCATTGGTACTGTGCCAAGCCTGACGACTGAAGACATTAATGAGTCGGTTGCCTATGCTCATGACGTGCAGAGTGTTTGGGCAGCCAAAACGGCGCAAGAGCGTGCAGAGCTACTCTTAAAATGGGCAGACCTTATTGATGCCAATAAAGAAGATCTGGCAATCATCATGACTGCCGAACAAGGCAAGCCTTTAACCGAATCACGTGGCGAAGTTGGCTATGCTAACAGCTTTATCCGCTGGTTTGCAGAAGAAGGTAAGCGCATTTATGGCGATGTCATTCCTGCCAATAAATCACAACTGCGCCATGTTATTTTAAAGCAGCCTATTGGTGTTTGCGCAGCGATTACGCCTTGGAACTTTCCAGCCGCGATGATCACTCGTAAAGTGGCGCCTGCATTAGCAGCAGGTTGTACCATTATAGTCAAACCTGCAACAGAAACGCCATTTTCTGCTTTAGCATTAGGTGCGTTGGCCGAGCAAGCAGGTATTCCAGCAGGCGTTATTCAAGTTGTGACTGGTAAATCTTCTACTATTGGCGATATCTTAACAGGTGACGCGCGCATTCATAAGCTGTCGTTTACAGGGTCTACTGAAGTCGGTCGTACGTTGATGGCTCAGTGCGCACCAACCATCAAAAAACTTTCATTAGAGCTTGGCGGTAATGCCCCATTTATCGTTTTTGATGATGCTGATCTCGAAAAAGCGGCTGAAGGTTTGATCGCTTCTAAATATCGCAATGCTGGTCAAACCTGTGTTTGTGCCAATCGTGTTTATGTACAAGACAGTATCAAAGACGCTTTCTTAGACATATTTGTCAAAAAAGTAACCGAGCTTAATGTTGGCAACGGCATGGAAGAAGGCGTAGATATTGGTCCACTAATCAGTAAAAAAGCGTTGGATAAGGTGCAGGCGTTGCTTAAAGACGCGCTAGATAAAGGCGCGACGTTGGTCACAGGCGGTAGCGTAAACGAAGCGTCAGAGCTGACTTACAATCCTACAGTCATCACTGACATTAAGAGCGAGATGGACATTGCGCACGAAGAAATCTTTGGCCCTATTGCCACTATCTTTACTTTTAAAGATGAAGAAGAAGTCATTCGTCAAGCCAATGACACTATCTATGGCTTGGCCGCTTACTTCTATAGCAACGGCTATGCTCGTGCATGGCGTGTGACTGAAGGTCTTGAGTATGGCATTGTTGGTCATAACACAGGTCTTATCTCTACAGAAGTTGCGCCGTTTGGTGGCGTGAAGCAGTCAGGCTTTGGACGTGAAGGTTCAAAGTATGGCATTGAAGACTATGTGGTTATCAAATACTGGTGTTCTGACGTCAGCTAA
- a CDS encoding IclR family transcriptional regulator, whose product MTNSLSNIPPLLDRMDSALHQNKEDNDRQFVTALGRGLMLLTAFEHQEVLSHQQLCQMTKLPKATITRLIHTLTILGFLSITEHGHYQLGSSAMRLSATAWSRHDMVAAAEPLLRQFARENEVSVNLATEIGGEMRYHACCRSPARLSVNLQVGSAVPVAYTAIGRAFYAASSPVRQDIILKNIRDNVSATEYAPAQAALDQAVEHYSKYGYTVSDGEFSTDILAVAVGVYDVATGQYTYSLNASVPSANWDMDEYASMIVPKLQTLAERIGSGV is encoded by the coding sequence ATGACAAACTCTTTATCGAATATCCCACCATTACTCGATCGAATGGATAGCGCTCTTCATCAAAATAAAGAAGACAATGACCGACAATTTGTGACAGCGCTGGGTCGTGGGTTGATGCTATTAACGGCTTTTGAGCATCAAGAGGTACTCAGTCATCAACAATTATGTCAAATGACCAAACTGCCAAAAGCGACCATCACGCGACTTATCCATACCCTTACCATACTTGGGTTTTTAAGCATCACAGAGCACGGACACTATCAGCTGGGTAGTAGTGCGATGAGGCTCAGCGCTACCGCATGGAGTCGTCATGACATGGTTGCCGCAGCAGAACCATTGCTACGGCAGTTTGCGCGCGAAAACGAAGTATCCGTGAATTTGGCCACAGAGATTGGAGGAGAAATGCGCTATCACGCATGCTGTCGTAGCCCGGCGCGCCTCTCAGTCAACTTACAAGTTGGCTCAGCAGTACCCGTGGCGTACACCGCGATTGGCCGCGCTTTTTATGCAGCAAGCTCACCAGTCAGACAAGACATTATTCTAAAAAATATACGAGATAACGTGTCTGCAACAGAGTACGCCCCTGCACAAGCCGCTTTGGATCAAGCTGTAGAACACTATAGTAAGTATGGGTATACGGTCTCTGATGGTGAGTTTTCTACTGATATATTGGCCGTCGCTGTCGGTGTGTATGATGTCGCAACTGGGCAGTATACGTACTCGCTTAATGCCAGTGTCCCAAGTGCCAACTGGGATATGGACGAGTATGCGTCGATGATTGTGCCCAAGTTGCAAACGTTGGCGGAGCGGATTGGGAGTGGGGTTTAG
- a CDS encoding IclR family transcriptional regulator yields the protein MSVTSVPALDKTFQILDLITDSLQPLTAAHISKELDLPRSSTHNILQSLLAKHVIYKDAENRFHLGSYLMYWAGKYEQQQGVIQLFKELIVQYPILLQHTVTLSKLDLGEVVFLACHEAPAPLGFTFRAGVRVPAVFSSTGKAMLSTLSMENIKSMYATGFPAPMTPRGVKNFTDLEAELADIQNSRISLDDGQLREGMYCLGTYIRNASGNVIAGMAVSFLQGEYEVKRAEVSAVLIELAKQMEQRLGFCSNEAK from the coding sequence ATGAGCGTCACTTCCGTTCCTGCATTAGACAAGACTTTCCAAATTTTAGATTTGATTACTGATAGCCTCCAACCTTTAACGGCTGCTCATATCTCTAAAGAATTGGATCTGCCCCGTAGCTCAACGCATAATATTCTGCAGAGCTTACTGGCAAAGCATGTGATCTATAAAGATGCGGAGAACCGTTTTCATTTAGGGTCTTATTTGATGTATTGGGCGGGCAAGTACGAACAGCAGCAAGGCGTCATACAATTATTCAAAGAGCTTATCGTGCAGTACCCTATTCTGCTACAGCATACAGTTACGTTGTCTAAGCTGGATTTGGGCGAAGTGGTATTTTTGGCGTGCCATGAAGCGCCCGCTCCACTTGGATTTACCTTTCGCGCTGGTGTCCGTGTACCTGCGGTATTTTCTTCAACAGGTAAGGCGATGCTTTCAACACTGTCTATGGAAAACATAAAATCCATGTATGCGACAGGCTTTCCCGCGCCTATGACACCGCGCGGTGTGAAAAACTTTACTGATTTGGAAGCGGAGTTAGCTGATATTCAAAACAGCCGAATATCTCTTGATGATGGGCAGCTGCGCGAGGGAATGTATTGTTTAGGCACGTATATTCGTAATGCTTCGGGTAATGTCATTGCCGGTATGGCGGTCAGTTTTTTGCAAGGAGAATATGAGGTCAAACGGGCAGAAGTCAGCGCGGTATTGATTGAGTTAGCGAAACAAATGGAGCAGCGTTTAGGATTTTGCTCTAATGAGGCGAAGTGA
- a CDS encoding APC family permease: protein MSELKKTLGVFDIIALAFGAMVGWGWVVLAGGWIISAGIWGAVSAFLIGGLVVILIGVAYAELAASMPITGGEHTYTHRALGVNVSFICSWSILFGYFSVVAFEAVALPTVVEYIVPNYSQGYLWNVAGWDVYATWVAVGMIGSVIVTWLNIRGMEVSAWFQKLAVVGIFLVGILLFIGALLFNPETSNSVQAPAFIGGMGGIMTVMVMVPFLFVGFDVIPQAAEEINLTRPNIGKFLIVSIIIAVLWYVAVAWSVGKTLPLLQAQDSTLATADAMTNAWNGKWAGTLLVIGGVLGILSSWNAFLIGGSRLLYAMGKTHMLPQFLCKLHPKYNTPVNAILLIGGLATLAPLFGRKMLVWIVDAGGFGIVIAYTCVALSFLVLRYREPNMVRPFRVPAGKLVGIITILLSLGMLALYLPGMPSALVAIEWWIFLGWTVLGVALYGYASMKNPGKSKEIMDHELHELKIANQQWLKENPYKK from the coding sequence ATGTCTGAATTAAAGAAAACGTTGGGTGTGTTCGATATCATCGCATTGGCGTTCGGTGCCATGGTCGGTTGGGGCTGGGTTGTACTGGCGGGTGGTTGGATTATCTCGGCAGGTATATGGGGTGCGGTCAGTGCCTTTTTGATCGGTGGTCTTGTGGTTATCTTGATCGGCGTGGCGTATGCAGAACTGGCAGCATCTATGCCCATCACAGGGGGTGAGCACACATATACACATCGGGCACTGGGGGTGAATGTCTCCTTTATCTGTTCGTGGAGTATTTTGTTTGGTTATTTTTCCGTGGTGGCCTTTGAAGCGGTAGCACTGCCTACTGTTGTCGAATATATCGTTCCCAATTATAGTCAAGGTTATCTTTGGAATGTCGCTGGCTGGGATGTTTATGCCACGTGGGTCGCTGTCGGGATGATCGGTTCAGTGATTGTCACATGGCTCAACATACGCGGTATGGAAGTCAGTGCTTGGTTCCAAAAATTAGCAGTCGTAGGTATTTTCCTCGTGGGTATATTGCTGTTCATTGGTGCCCTGTTGTTCAATCCCGAAACATCCAACTCAGTACAAGCCCCAGCCTTTATTGGTGGTATGGGCGGCATCATGACCGTCATGGTAATGGTACCGTTTTTATTCGTTGGTTTTGACGTGATTCCGCAAGCGGCAGAAGAAATCAATCTGACCCGTCCAAATATCGGTAAATTTTTGATTGTGTCTATCATTATCGCTGTACTTTGGTACGTGGCGGTTGCTTGGAGTGTGGGTAAGACTTTACCATTATTACAAGCGCAAGACTCAACGTTGGCTACAGCTGATGCAATGACCAATGCTTGGAATGGTAAATGGGCAGGTACGTTGCTTGTTATCGGCGGTGTACTAGGTATTTTATCAAGCTGGAATGCATTCCTTATCGGTGGTAGTCGCTTATTGTACGCCATGGGTAAAACGCACATGTTGCCGCAGTTTTTATGCAAGCTACATCCTAAGTACAACACCCCAGTCAATGCGATTTTATTGATTGGTGGTTTGGCGACATTAGCACCATTGTTTGGTCGCAAAATGCTTGTGTGGATTGTTGATGCTGGCGGGTTTGGTATTGTTATCGCTTATACTTGCGTAGCATTATCGTTTTTGGTATTGCGCTACCGTGAGCCTAATATGGTACGTCCGTTTAGAGTACCAGCAGGTAAATTGGTTGGTATTATTACCATTCTGCTCAGTCTTGGTATGTTGGCGCTTTATCTACCAGGTATGCCATCCGCTCTTGTCGCTATTGAATGGTGGATTTTCCTTGGCTGGACAGTTCTAGGTGTTGCATTATATGGTTATGCTTCAATGAAAAACCCAGGTAAGAGCAAAGAAATTATGGATCATGAGTTACATGAGCTCAAAATTGCTAATCAGCAATGGTTAAAAGAAAATCCATATAAAAAATAG
- a CDS encoding acyl-CoA dehydrogenase, translated as MATSTSPRFDWEDPFLLRDQLTEEERMVTDSAHQFFQKELMPNIVEANRNEHFDRNIMRQMGEMGLLGVTIEGYGCAGLSSVAYGLIAKEVEAVDSGYRSAMSVQSSLVMHPIWAYGTEEQKEKYLPKLATGEYVGCFGLTEPDSGSDPSSMSTRARAVDGGYELTGNKMWITNSPIADVFVVWAKDDAGEIRGFVLEKDMKGLSAPKIEGKFSLRASVTGEIVMDKVFVPEANAFPDIRGLKGPFGCLNKARYGIAWGSMGAAEFCWKAARQYTLDRKQFGRPLAATQLVQLKLANMQTEIALGLQAALRVGRLMDEHNAAPEMISMIKRNNCGKALEIARVARDMHGGNGISDEFHIIRHVMNLEAVNTYEGTHDIHALILGRAQTGIQAFY; from the coding sequence ATGGCAACATCGACCAGCCCACGTTTTGATTGGGAAGACCCTTTTTTATTGCGTGATCAGTTGACAGAAGAGGAGCGTATGGTCACTGACAGCGCTCATCAGTTTTTTCAAAAAGAGCTGATGCCAAATATCGTGGAGGCCAACCGTAACGAACACTTTGATCGCAACATCATGCGTCAAATGGGTGAAATGGGTCTACTTGGCGTGACGATTGAGGGCTATGGTTGTGCTGGACTGTCGAGCGTGGCTTATGGGTTGATTGCCAAAGAGGTGGAAGCGGTGGATTCAGGTTACCGCTCAGCGATGAGCGTACAGTCCAGCCTAGTGATGCATCCTATTTGGGCGTACGGCACAGAAGAGCAAAAAGAAAAATATCTACCCAAACTTGCTACGGGTGAATATGTCGGTTGCTTTGGTTTGACAGAGCCAGATTCAGGCTCAGACCCATCATCGATGTCGACACGCGCGCGTGCGGTTGATGGCGGCTATGAGCTGACAGGTAATAAAATGTGGATCACCAACAGCCCTATCGCGGATGTGTTTGTCGTGTGGGCAAAAGACGATGCAGGCGAGATTCGTGGTTTTGTCTTAGAAAAAGACATGAAAGGACTGTCCGCCCCAAAAATCGAAGGCAAATTTTCATTGCGTGCGTCCGTCACGGGTGAGATTGTCATGGACAAAGTATTCGTCCCTGAAGCCAATGCTTTCCCAGATATCCGTGGTCTAAAAGGACCGTTTGGCTGCTTGAATAAAGCCCGTTATGGTATCGCTTGGGGCAGTATGGGTGCGGCAGAATTCTGCTGGAAGGCTGCCCGTCAGTACACGCTAGACCGCAAGCAATTTGGTCGTCCGCTCGCCGCAACGCAGCTGGTACAGTTGAAGCTTGCCAATATGCAGACTGAGATTGCTTTGGGTCTACAAGCGGCGCTGCGTGTTGGTCGCTTGATGGATGAGCACAATGCGGCACCTGAGATGATTTCTATGATCAAACGCAACAACTGCGGTAAGGCATTAGAGATTGCTCGTGTGGCTCGTGATATGCATGGTGGCAATGGTATCTCTGATGAATTCCATATTATTCGCCATGTGATGAATCTAGAAGCCGTCAACACTTATGAAGGCACGCATGATATTCATGCACTTATCTTAGGCCGTGCACAGACAGGCATTCAAGCATTTTATTAA
- a CDS encoding glycosyltransferase gives MKIMRLLSSLKHDESERGIFHLGRALVKNGHTSIIVSSAEEDNDLVRRLKRDGNLYHQLHMNKKSWLSLLQVAPLRRLIEKYNPDVIHVHSRTPAWILHLALRRARVKRMPKLVSTMYGFYPINKYSQALLNVDTIITVSDSVTNYLKKGLRLEDADPKTIKRIYRGVDTRRYPYRHNPSVYWLRHTFAEYPELEHKKWLVFPTIIGHEYGQEWLIDILGNLQEQFPNIHAIIMDDDYRENDVSHQDFRQRTNTLGLAERITYVGRKRNDMREWLSAANIVMALANEPESIGINALQAIHLGTPVIGWDQAAFSEILQPLYPQGLVKKYNANALCKAVRNQLESVTRPEMTNKFTMREMIEETLAVYQGLHDAAIAKEQAEIDAAADRKLKRRLKKSSQATRESTVSDVSFDQRALNLNRKNANVKPLQETPKVAETTKAITDAETVQEDKNL, from the coding sequence ATGAAGATTATGCGCTTACTGTCGTCTCTCAAACATGATGAATCCGAGCGCGGTATCTTTCATCTTGGGCGCGCATTGGTAAAAAATGGGCACACCTCCATCATTGTCTCAAGCGCAGAGGAAGACAATGATTTGGTCAGACGTCTCAAACGTGATGGCAACCTCTACCATCAGTTGCATATGAATAAAAAATCTTGGTTATCATTACTACAAGTTGCCCCGCTACGACGATTGATTGAAAAGTACAATCCTGATGTCATTCATGTACATTCGCGTACCCCCGCATGGATATTGCACTTGGCTCTGCGCCGTGCTCGCGTCAAGCGCATGCCAAAATTGGTATCGACCATGTATGGCTTCTATCCTATCAATAAATATTCACAAGCGTTGTTGAATGTTGACACGATTATCACGGTCTCTGATAGTGTGACCAATTACTTAAAGAAAGGTTTGCGTCTTGAAGACGCTGACCCTAAAACCATCAAGCGGATTTACCGCGGCGTCGACACGCGCCGCTACCCTTATCGGCACAATCCTTCTGTATACTGGCTCCGACATACCTTTGCTGAATATCCTGAGCTTGAGCATAAAAAATGGCTGGTGTTTCCTACTATTATTGGTCATGAATACGGTCAAGAGTGGCTGATTGATATCTTAGGTAATTTACAAGAACAATTTCCCAACATCCACGCTATTATCATGGATGATGACTATAGAGAAAATGATGTCTCCCACCAAGACTTTCGTCAACGTACCAATACGTTAGGTTTGGCCGAGCGCATCACATACGTGGGTAGAAAACGCAATGACATGCGCGAATGGCTGTCAGCCGCCAATATTGTAATGGCACTTGCCAATGAGCCTGAATCAATTGGCATCAATGCTCTACAAGCCATTCATTTAGGTACGCCAGTCATTGGTTGGGATCAAGCAGCCTTCAGTGAAATATTACAACCGCTGTATCCGCAAGGCTTGGTAAAAAAATACAATGCCAATGCGCTTTGTAAAGCGGTGAGAAACCAGCTAGAAAGCGTGACGCGTCCTGAAATGACAAATAAATTTACCATGCGTGAGATGATTGAAGAGACGCTCGCCGTCTATCAAGGGCTTCATGATGCAGCAATAGCCAAAGAACAGGCCGAAATCGATGCTGCTGCCGACCGAAAGCTCAAAAGACGTTTAAAAAAATCCTCTCAGGCTACCCGAGAATCTACGGTTAGCGATGTTTCGTTCGATCAACGAGCACTGAATCTCAATCGCAAAAATGCCAATGTGAAACCGCTGCAAGAAACGCCTAAGGTAGCAGAGACCACAAAGGCGATTACGGATGCAGAAACCGTACAAGAGGATAAGAATTTGTAA